Proteins co-encoded in one Natronorubrum daqingense genomic window:
- a CDS encoding flavin monoamine oxidase family protein, with protein MTNTRTTDRADVGVVGAGLAGLVAARELTAGGLDAVVLEARDRVGGRTASKSLSTGGTIDLGAEWIGSEHARVLELVDEFDLELCEQYRSGVDRVAVTGEVFEHEERFRALAPESTAELRDAFERVETLRRDVPLEAPQEAAEADRWDGTTLESWKREVLATDAARETFDAFVRAEFAVEPTQLSLLSFVSAVDAGGGLETVTDSGGVTQEYRLAGSTQQLSQGLAETLGDALRLSEPVRRIDRRGDDVTLETSDGSYVVSNAVVAVPPPLIERIEHDPPLPARRRGLLQRMPMGAVIKCVAAYEEPFWREAGYSGSVLATDGVVSEIADATLPDGDRGLLIAFVAGGNALEWSERPASERRERVLEECARYLGSRAVDPLEYVDEAWSTTRWSTGGYNAVMAPGTVTTCGGALREPVDGVHWAGSETALEGRGFMEGAIRSGERVANEILEGLGG; from the coding sequence ATGACCAATACTCGAACGACGGATCGCGCCGACGTCGGCGTCGTTGGTGCGGGACTCGCCGGATTGGTGGCGGCGCGAGAACTAACCGCTGGAGGGCTGGACGCGGTTGTGCTCGAGGCGAGAGATCGCGTCGGCGGTCGAACGGCGAGTAAGTCGCTGTCAACTGGCGGGACGATCGACCTCGGCGCGGAGTGGATCGGAAGCGAGCACGCGCGGGTTCTCGAGTTAGTCGACGAATTCGACCTCGAGCTTTGCGAACAGTACCGTTCGGGCGTCGATCGAGTCGCCGTAACGGGTGAGGTGTTCGAACACGAAGAGCGGTTTCGGGCGCTGGCACCGGAATCGACGGCCGAGTTGCGCGACGCGTTCGAACGGGTCGAGACCCTCCGTCGCGACGTTCCCCTCGAGGCGCCCCAGGAGGCGGCCGAGGCCGACAGGTGGGACGGGACGACTCTCGAATCCTGGAAGCGAGAGGTGTTAGCGACCGACGCCGCACGGGAGACGTTCGACGCCTTCGTCCGCGCGGAATTCGCCGTCGAGCCGACGCAACTCTCGTTGCTGTCTTTTGTTTCGGCCGTCGACGCTGGCGGTGGGCTCGAGACGGTCACCGACTCGGGCGGCGTTACCCAGGAGTATCGCCTCGCCGGCAGTACCCAACAGCTCTCTCAGGGGCTGGCCGAGACTCTCGGCGACGCACTCCGATTGAGCGAGCCGGTGAGACGGATCGACCGACGCGGGGACGACGTGACGCTCGAGACGTCCGACGGATCCTACGTCGTTTCGAACGCCGTCGTCGCCGTCCCGCCGCCGCTGATCGAACGTATCGAGCACGATCCGCCGTTACCTGCCCGCCGACGAGGGTTGCTACAGCGGATGCCGATGGGGGCGGTAATCAAGTGCGTCGCGGCGTACGAGGAGCCGTTCTGGCGCGAGGCCGGTTATTCGGGGTCGGTACTGGCAACCGACGGCGTCGTGTCCGAAATCGCGGACGCGACGCTTCCGGACGGGGACCGAGGGTTGCTCATCGCGTTCGTCGCCGGCGGCAACGCCCTCGAGTGGAGCGAACGGCCAGCGTCCGAACGCCGGGAACGAGTGCTCGAGGAGTGTGCCCGCTACCTCGGCTCGCGGGCGGTCGATCCCCTCGAGTACGTCGACGAAGCCTGGTCGACGACGCGGTGGTCGACGGGCGGGTACAACGCCGTGATGGCTCCTGGAACGGTGACGACGTGCGGTGGTGCGCTCCGCGAACCCGTCGACGGCGTCCACTGGGCCGGTTCGGAGACGGCGCTCGAGGGGCGCGGGTTCATGGAGGGGGCGATCCGTTCGGGTGAACGAGTCGCGAACGAGATTCTCGAGGGTCTCGGCGGATGA
- a CDS encoding amidohydrolase family protein, with the protein MLELEHGFRVVDVYARLPPDGASPGGRDSTSTPDRLEREMHQAGITRSVVFPPASADTSYVGANNGVARHSVDRPFIALARINGTRRPGTSSIGRLRNAVSSRNPYHTTPDDIEKYAYDDRFHGFVIDPNVDDYPDKAVLETLESVGLPVLVAGTGDVRPVHLEATLLERSFPVVVAHFGGHPLERSRMHEMIDLLERYDECYVETSFVQYREVLERALLEHPDRVLFGSGVPARHPNVAVMEILTLDVSEDKLWRAFSKNACRVFEALSPAGSG; encoded by the coding sequence ATGCTGGAACTTGAACACGGGTTTCGCGTCGTCGACGTCTACGCGAGACTGCCACCGGATGGGGCGTCTCCCGGCGGAAGGGACTCCACGAGTACCCCGGATCGACTCGAGCGAGAGATGCATCAAGCGGGAATCACCAGATCGGTCGTCTTTCCACCGGCGAGCGCCGACACGAGTTACGTCGGTGCGAACAACGGCGTCGCCCGCCACAGCGTCGACCGGCCGTTTATCGCACTCGCTCGAATCAACGGAACACGACGACCAGGAACCTCCTCGATCGGACGACTCAGAAACGCCGTCAGCAGCCGAAACCCGTATCACACGACTCCGGACGATATCGAAAAGTACGCCTACGATGACCGATTCCACGGCTTCGTCATCGATCCCAACGTCGACGATTATCCCGACAAAGCCGTCCTCGAGACGCTCGAGTCAGTCGGGCTCCCCGTCCTCGTCGCCGGTACTGGTGACGTTCGTCCCGTCCACCTCGAAGCCACCCTCCTCGAGCGATCGTTTCCCGTCGTCGTCGCACACTTCGGCGGCCACCCCCTCGAGCGCTCGCGCATGCACGAGATGATAGATTTACTCGAGCGCTACGACGAGTGCTACGTCGAGACGAGCTTCGTCCAGTATCGCGAAGTTCTCGAGCGCGCGTTGCTCGAACACCCGGATCGCGTGCTCTTCGGCAGCGGCGTTCCAGCCCGTCACCCAAACGTCGCCGTGATGGAAATCCTGACGCTCGACGTCTCCGAGGACAAACTCTGGCGTGCCTTTTCGAAGAACGCCTGTCGTGTGTTTGAGGCCCTATCCCCCGCGGGAAGCGGATAG
- the thsA gene encoding thermosome subunit alpha has translation MFIMSEDSQRTQGRDAQSSNIMAGKAVAEAVRTTLGPRGMDKMLVDSGGEVVITNDGATILNEMDIEHPAAQMIVEVADSQEEEVGDGTTTAAVVAGNLLGEAEDLIEQDVHATTIVEGYHEASEIALEAIAEQVNEDGVDDDVLKQVAESSMTGKGTGGLTAASLAETVVEAIRHVETDAAVARDNVAVHTQVGASSNATELVPGIVFDEEPAHDGMPAEVEDASIAVLDVELGVRTGEIDAEYAIDSIDQLNTAIGAEESEVRGYAETVAESGADVVITTDDVDDRVSSFLASEGILLFENIGSSDAKDVVSATGATRVGALDDLEESDFGEADRVRSANYGDDDLAFIEGGAAAETVTVFVRGGTEHVVDELERAIGDALDVVATALDSGEVVPGAGATEIAIADKIRQEAAGIEGRKQLAVTAFADALDIVPRTLAANTGQDPIDALVDLRSAHESEGRAGLITDGEDVTIDDPLEYGVVDPADVKREAVESATEAATMIVRIDDVIAAE, from the coding sequence ATGTTTATCATGAGCGAGGATAGTCAGCGAACGCAGGGTCGCGATGCCCAGTCGTCGAATATCATGGCCGGGAAGGCCGTGGCGGAAGCGGTACGGACGACACTCGGTCCCCGTGGGATGGACAAGATGCTCGTCGACTCCGGCGGAGAAGTCGTCATCACCAACGACGGAGCGACGATTCTCAACGAGATGGACATCGAACACCCTGCAGCCCAGATGATCGTCGAAGTCGCCGATTCCCAAGAGGAAGAAGTCGGGGACGGAACGACGACGGCTGCGGTCGTCGCCGGGAACCTCCTCGGTGAAGCCGAAGACCTCATCGAACAGGACGTTCACGCGACGACGATCGTCGAAGGCTATCACGAAGCGTCCGAAATCGCACTCGAGGCAATCGCCGAGCAGGTCAACGAGGACGGCGTCGACGACGACGTGCTCAAACAAGTCGCCGAGTCGAGCATGACCGGCAAGGGCACCGGCGGCCTCACTGCAGCATCGCTGGCCGAAACGGTCGTCGAAGCGATTCGTCACGTCGAAACCGACGCGGCAGTCGCCCGCGACAACGTCGCCGTTCACACCCAGGTCGGAGCCTCCTCGAACGCGACGGAGCTCGTTCCCGGAATCGTCTTCGACGAGGAGCCTGCCCACGACGGCATGCCTGCGGAGGTCGAAGATGCCTCGATCGCTGTACTCGACGTCGAACTCGGCGTCCGTACGGGAGAGATCGATGCCGAGTACGCTATCGACTCCATCGACCAGCTCAACACGGCGATCGGCGCCGAGGAGAGCGAGGTCCGTGGCTACGCGGAAACGGTCGCCGAAAGCGGTGCTGACGTCGTCATCACGACCGACGACGTCGACGACCGCGTCAGTTCCTTCCTCGCGAGCGAGGGCATCTTGCTCTTCGAAAACATCGGTAGCAGCGACGCGAAAGACGTCGTCTCCGCGACCGGTGCGACGCGAGTCGGTGCGCTCGACGACCTCGAGGAGTCCGACTTCGGCGAGGCTGACCGGGTTCGCTCGGCGAACTACGGCGACGACGACCTCGCGTTCATCGAAGGCGGCGCGGCCGCAGAGACCGTCACGGTCTTCGTCCGCGGTGGGACCGAACACGTCGTCGACGAACTCGAGCGAGCGATCGGTGACGCGCTGGACGTCGTCGCGACGGCGCTCGATTCCGGCGAAGTTGTCCCCGGTGCCGGTGCGACTGAGATCGCCATCGCAGACAAGATCCGCCAGGAGGCAGCGGGTATCGAAGGCCGCAAACAACTCGCCGTGACGGCCTTCGCCGACGCCCTCGATATCGTCCCCCGAACGCTCGCGGCGAACACCGGCCAGGACCCAATCGACGCGCTCGTGGACCTTCGTTCCGCTCACGAGTCCGAGGGTCGCGCAGGCCTGATTACCGACGGCGAGGACGTCACCATCGACGACCCGCTCGAGTACGGCGTCGTCGACCCGGCGGACGTCAAGCGTGAAGCCGTCGAGAGTGCGACCGAAGCCGCAACGATGATCGTCCGTATCGACGACGTCATCGCCGCCGAATAA
- a CDS encoding 50S ribosomal protein L44e, with the protein MQMPRRFNTYCPHCNEHHEHEVEKARSGRSSGMKWDARRTRRNSATIGNSGRFSKVPGGEKPTKKTDLKYRCGECGKAHLREGWRAGRLEFQE; encoded by the coding sequence ATGCAGATGCCACGCCGATTCAACACGTACTGCCCGCACTGTAACGAACACCACGAGCACGAAGTCGAGAAGGCCCGATCCGGCCGTTCCAGCGGAATGAAATGGGACGCTCGCCGTACCCGACGGAACAGCGCAACGATCGGTAACTCCGGTCGTTTCTCGAAGGTTCCTGGTGGCGAGAAGCCAACCAAGAAAACCGACCTCAAGTACCGCTGTGGCGAATGTGGCAAGGCCCACCTCCGCGAGGGATGGCGCGCTGGCCGACTCGAGTTCCAGGAGTGA
- a CDS encoding GNAT family N-acetyltransferase encodes MTRPTFINCDRLELKPPEEGDIRFLREGVNHPQVRRFISSFRTPYTNDRYRDELWPIDNDGDSVTLLAVPSEGEFVGEPVGSLSLSPIIKGDGYANFGIWFHPKAWGNGYALESSAYLIEYGFEYLRLHRISATVMAPNEASKTLCERLGFVHEGTAREAQFAGGEYVDVDRYGLLHDEWRGPNEILSH; translated from the coding sequence ATGACACGACCGACGTTCATCAATTGCGACCGACTCGAGCTCAAACCACCCGAAGAAGGAGATATTAGGTTCCTCCGAGAAGGAGTAAACCATCCGCAAGTCCGACGTTTCATCAGTTCGTTCAGAACACCATATACCAACGACCGATATCGAGACGAACTTTGGCCGATCGACAACGATGGTGATTCGGTCACTCTCCTCGCCGTACCGTCAGAAGGGGAATTCGTCGGTGAACCAGTCGGATCGCTTTCGCTCTCGCCAATCATCAAGGGGGACGGATACGCGAACTTCGGTATCTGGTTCCACCCAAAAGCATGGGGAAACGGCTACGCACTCGAGTCCAGCGCGTATCTCATCGAGTATGGGTTTGAATACCTCCGATTGCACCGGATTTCGGCAACCGTGATGGCACCCAACGAGGCTTCCAAGACGCTCTGTGAGCGATTGGGATTCGTCCACGAAGGGACCGCGCGTGAGGCCCAATTTGCTGGTGGAGAATACGTGGATGTTGACCGGTATGGATTATTACATGACGAGTGGAGAGGTCCCAATGAGATACTCAGTCACTAA
- a CDS encoding 30S ribosomal protein S27e: MAGNFYSVRCSDCENEQTVFGKASSEVACAVCGTTLARPTGGKAEIEHEIVETVESR, translated from the coding sequence ATGGCAGGAAATTTCTACAGTGTCCGATGCAGTGACTGCGAGAACGAACAGACCGTCTTCGGCAAAGCCTCCTCGGAGGTCGCCTGTGCCGTCTGTGGCACGACGCTCGCGCGACCGACCGGTGGCAAAGCCGAGATCGAACACGAGATCGTCGAAACTGTCGAGTCACGATGA
- a CDS encoding ABC transporter ATP-binding protein, translating into MSEHSGEPLLEIEGLEKYYTTNDGFLDRFLGGQEEVKAVDGVDLEIHEGETLGLVGESGCGKSSLGRSLVQLTEPTGGSVKYRGTELTELSRTEMRDMRTNIQYIFQNPFASLNPRLTINDIVGEALDVHDILESDDADDRSESERRNERVEELLETVGLKASHANRYPHEFSGGQRQRIGIARALAVEPEFIVCDEPVSALDVSVQAQILNLLNDLQEEFNLSYLFIAHDLSVVEHVADRIAVMYLGNIVETGDPEEVFSGDSHPYTEALLSAIPEPDPLWEGDRVILEGTVPSPIDPPSGCRFHTRCPKVIPPAEFEFDQDAFHSVFTLRLRLADAEAGLESVLPEPSEAADVPTAIRDEFGIPQQLQDARAEEIVSDTLEEIATDDVESARERLESAFTTPCETDRPTLEAGEKHHPIACHRFDAAYADAVDEPPDALAPEIDR; encoded by the coding sequence ATGAGTGAGCATTCGGGGGAGCCACTCCTCGAGATCGAAGGGTTAGAGAAGTACTACACGACCAACGACGGCTTCCTCGATCGGTTCCTCGGGGGCCAAGAGGAAGTCAAGGCCGTCGACGGCGTCGACCTCGAGATTCACGAGGGAGAGACCCTCGGCCTCGTCGGCGAGAGTGGTTGCGGGAAGAGTTCCCTCGGCCGCTCACTCGTGCAACTCACCGAGCCGACAGGCGGATCGGTCAAATACCGCGGCACCGAGTTGACCGAACTCTCGCGAACGGAGATGCGGGATATGCGGACGAACATCCAGTACATCTTCCAGAATCCGTTCGCGAGCCTGAATCCGCGGCTGACGATCAACGACATCGTCGGCGAAGCGCTCGACGTTCACGACATCCTCGAGAGCGACGACGCAGACGATCGGTCGGAGTCTGAGCGACGGAACGAACGAGTCGAAGAACTCCTCGAGACTGTCGGCCTCAAAGCCAGTCACGCCAACCGGTATCCACACGAGTTCTCCGGCGGGCAACGCCAGCGAATCGGAATCGCCCGCGCACTGGCCGTCGAACCGGAGTTCATCGTCTGTGACGAGCCGGTTTCCGCACTCGACGTCTCGGTTCAGGCCCAGATCCTGAACCTGCTCAACGACCTCCAGGAGGAGTTCAACCTCTCGTACCTCTTCATCGCACACGACCTTTCGGTCGTCGAGCACGTCGCGGATCGGATCGCCGTGATGTACCTCGGCAACATCGTCGAAACCGGCGACCCGGAGGAGGTGTTCTCCGGCGACTCACACCCCTACACGGAGGCGTTGCTCTCCGCGATTCCCGAACCCGACCCGCTGTGGGAGGGCGACCGCGTCATCCTCGAGGGAACCGTTCCCTCGCCGATCGACCCACCGTCGGGCTGTCGCTTCCACACCCGCTGTCCGAAGGTCATCCCCCCAGCGGAGTTCGAGTTCGACCAGGACGCCTTCCACAGCGTGTTCACCTTGCGACTCCGACTCGCCGACGCCGAAGCAGGCCTCGAGTCGGTCCTCCCGGAGCCTTCGGAGGCAGCGGACGTTCCGACGGCGATTCGCGACGAATTCGGAATTCCACAGCAACTTCAGGACGCACGCGCGGAAGAAATCGTCTCGGACACGCTCGAGGAGATCGCGACAGACGACGTCGAGAGCGCACGAGAACGACTCGAGTCGGCGTTTACCACGCCGTGTGAGACCGACCGTCCGACCCTCGAAGCGGGGGAAAAACACCATCCGATCGCGTGCCACCGATTCGACGCTGCGTACGCGGACGCCGTCGACGAACCGCCGGACGCACTCGCACCCGAAATTGACCGATGA
- a CDS encoding GtrA family protein, with protein sequence MTPNSLSEAIRTRFRALCSTSRFTQFAGVGFVGAAVDNLVLILLVELTVLGPLSAKVISWELSIVVIFLINEWWTFADYGAMTPRAFGTRFVRSNAVRFGGFLVTMLVLAVLVEWFDVWYVAANIIGTGIGFFVNYTCESLYTWKVHRD encoded by the coding sequence ATGACTCCAAACTCGCTCTCCGAGGCGATTCGGACGCGATTTCGAGCGTTGTGTTCGACATCGCGGTTCACCCAATTCGCTGGCGTCGGTTTCGTCGGCGCGGCGGTGGACAACCTCGTCCTCATCTTGTTGGTCGAATTGACGGTCCTCGGCCCGCTCTCCGCGAAAGTCATCTCGTGGGAGCTGTCGATCGTCGTCATCTTTCTGATCAACGAGTGGTGGACCTTCGCCGACTACGGGGCGATGACGCCTCGAGCGTTCGGCACCCGATTCGTTCGCTCGAATGCGGTCAGATTCGGCGGCTTTCTGGTGACGATGTTGGTCCTCGCTGTGTTAGTCGAATGGTTCGACGTCTGGTACGTCGCAGCGAATATCATCGGTACCGGAATCGGCTTCTTCGTCAACTACACCTGCGAGAGCCTCTACACGTGGAAGGTCCATCGAGACTAA
- a CDS encoding HalOD1 output domain-containing protein, with the protein MSKTTRDRLTQVNEQTGRPVYYDDSRGTYHVWCQTGDYEPVSTALVLAVSSILGVETEDLESLSRRVDPDALNGLVGHWDKTDPRASNGSVAFRYASCRITVYADGEIVIDPDHHVRERGSSSRVG; encoded by the coding sequence ATGTCCAAAACCACTCGAGATCGCCTGACGCAGGTCAACGAACAGACCGGGCGTCCGGTGTACTACGACGACAGTCGGGGGACGTATCACGTCTGGTGTCAGACCGGTGATTACGAACCGGTAAGTACAGCACTCGTTCTCGCCGTCTCGTCGATACTCGGTGTCGAAACCGAGGATCTCGAGTCACTCTCGAGACGGGTCGATCCAGACGCGTTGAACGGTCTCGTGGGTCACTGGGACAAAACCGACCCGCGTGCGTCTAACGGATCGGTTGCTTTTCGGTATGCCTCGTGTCGAATCACCGTCTACGCCGATGGCGAGATCGTCATCGATCCCGATCACCACGTCCGCGAACGAGGCTCATCGTCAAGGGTCGGATAA
- a CDS encoding proteasome assembly chaperone family protein has product MDELEIDAVAEADVTDPVLVEGLPGVGHVGSLAVEHLLEELEGDSTLVRRVYSEEFPPQVSLEDGVAELTCAELHAVSVPDGRDLLVLTGDHQAQTNEGHYTLTNAFLDIAEEFGASEVYALGGVPTGELIDEYAVIGAVSDESLLEELEDVGVEFREDEPAGGIVGVSGLLLGLGERRGFDAACLMGETSGYLVDPKSARAVLEVLEELLEFDLEYDSLDERADEMEDVIGKIQEMEQQQQQQMDVPTDEDLRYIG; this is encoded by the coding sequence ATGGACGAACTCGAGATCGATGCAGTCGCCGAGGCCGACGTTACTGACCCCGTCCTCGTCGAGGGACTACCGGGCGTCGGACACGTCGGGAGTCTCGCCGTCGAACACCTGCTCGAAGAACTCGAGGGCGACAGTACGCTCGTCCGCCGAGTGTACTCCGAAGAGTTTCCACCGCAGGTGAGTCTCGAGGACGGCGTTGCCGAACTCACCTGCGCTGAACTACACGCCGTCTCCGTTCCCGACGGCAGAGATTTACTCGTTTTAACCGGCGATCACCAGGCCCAGACGAACGAGGGTCACTACACGTTGACGAACGCGTTTCTCGATATCGCCGAGGAGTTCGGCGCGAGCGAGGTGTACGCACTCGGGGGTGTTCCGACCGGCGAACTCATCGACGAGTACGCCGTCATTGGCGCTGTCAGCGACGAGTCGCTGCTGGAGGAACTCGAGGACGTCGGGGTCGAGTTTCGCGAGGACGAACCCGCTGGTGGGATCGTCGGCGTGTCGGGACTCTTACTCGGATTGGGCGAGCGCCGCGGATTCGACGCGGCCTGTCTGATGGGTGAAACCAGCGGCTATCTCGTCGATCCGAAAAGTGCACGCGCAGTGCTCGAGGTACTCGAGGAACTCCTCGAGTTCGACCTCGAGTACGACTCGCTCGACGAGCGCGCAGACGAGATGGAGGACGTGATCGGCAAGATTCAGGAGATGGAACAACAGCAACAACAGCAGATGGACGTGCCGACCGACGAGGATCTTCGGTACATCGGTTGA
- a CDS encoding RNA-protein complex protein Nop10: MKSDIRVCSAWRDAHDRPVYTLSETCPDCGSETENTAPAPFDPNDPHGEYRRALKRRRR, encoded by the coding sequence ATGAAATCGGACATCAGGGTGTGTTCGGCGTGGCGCGACGCACACGACCGCCCGGTGTACACGCTTTCTGAGACGTGTCCTGACTGTGGGAGCGAGACCGAGAATACCGCGCCTGCGCCGTTCGATCCGAACGATCCACACGGCGAGTACCGACGCGCTCTTAAACGTCGCCGGCGCTGA
- a CDS encoding translation initiation factor IF-2 subunit alpha yields the protein MKYSGWPEPGELVVGKIDEIEDFGVFVDLEEYQDKRGLIHISEVASGWIKNVRDHVREGQIVVCKVLDIDESSQQIDLSLKDVNDHQRSDKIQEWKNEQKADNWMGIALGEDADDETYTAIANELIAAHGSLYNGFKQAAIHGVEALEDTDLSEDEIDSLVETARENVSVPYVNVTGYVDLENASPSGVDGIREALAAAEGNGEVPEEVDLEVSYVGAPEYRIKVRAPNYKTAESHLEESAQRAITAIEGEGGDGEYHRDRRTDDE from the coding sequence ATGAAATACAGCGGCTGGCCCGAACCCGGCGAACTCGTCGTCGGTAAGATCGACGAGATCGAGGACTTCGGTGTCTTCGTCGATCTCGAGGAGTATCAGGACAAACGCGGCCTGATTCACATCTCCGAGGTCGCGAGCGGATGGATCAAAAACGTCCGCGACCACGTCCGCGAGGGTCAGATCGTCGTCTGCAAGGTCCTCGACATCGACGAGAGTTCCCAGCAGATCGATCTCTCGTTGAAAGACGTCAACGACCACCAGCGCTCCGACAAGATTCAGGAGTGGAAAAACGAGCAAAAGGCAGACAACTGGATGGGTATCGCCCTCGGCGAGGACGCCGACGACGAGACCTACACCGCAATCGCGAACGAACTGATCGCGGCCCACGGCAGCCTCTACAACGGCTTCAAGCAGGCGGCGATCCACGGTGTCGAAGCGCTCGAGGACACCGATCTCTCCGAGGACGAAATCGACTCGCTCGTCGAGACGGCTCGCGAAAACGTCTCGGTTCCGTACGTCAACGTAACCGGCTACGTCGACCTCGAGAACGCCTCGCCAAGTGGCGTCGACGGCATTCGCGAGGCGCTTGCGGCCGCCGAAGGAAACGGCGAGGTCCCCGAGGAAGTCGACCTCGAGGTGAGCTACGTCGGTGCACCGGAGTATCGAATCAAAGTTCGTGCGCCGAACTACAAGACCGCCGAATCCCACCTCGAGGAGAGCGCACAGCGAGCGATCACCGCGATCGAAGGTGAAGGTGGCGACGGCGAGTACCACCGCGATCGACGAACCGACGACGAGTAA
- a CDS encoding SAM hydrolase/SAM-dependent halogenase family protein: MITLASDFGTPYPAAMKGVLARRTNARLVDVAHDFPRQDVRASAFWLREVLPYFPPATHLVVVDPGVGTDRRAIVVRAGEHLLVGPDNGVLLPATRRLADSGRDGDTDVDYECYEIEESALEQVEPVGANTAGANTGSIPNGPDATALHPSEDDTGRPDGPASATFHGRDVFAPAAGEVHEAGLEGVTDLEWLTPLVDDPVDCRLPEPTLEDERAAGEVLTVDDFGNVITNVPGGFLTGCDRVSVNDEVVPIGETFASVPVGERLATVGSHGYVELDVNQGRGDEAFGLEGGKHVTLETIEDD; encoded by the coding sequence GTCCTGGCCCGACGGACGAACGCCCGATTGGTCGACGTCGCACACGACTTTCCGCGACAGGACGTGCGGGCGAGTGCATTCTGGCTTCGAGAAGTGCTCCCCTACTTTCCGCCAGCGACACACCTCGTGGTCGTCGACCCCGGCGTTGGAACCGACCGACGGGCGATCGTCGTCCGTGCTGGCGAACACCTCCTCGTCGGCCCCGACAACGGCGTACTCCTGCCAGCAACACGGCGACTCGCCGACAGCGGACGTGACGGAGACACCGACGTCGACTACGAATGCTACGAGATCGAGGAATCTGCCCTCGAGCAGGTCGAACCTGTGGGAGCCAATACTGCCGGAGCTAATACCGGATCGATTCCGAACGGACCGGACGCGACGGCGCTCCACCCGAGCGAGGACGATACCGGTCGCCCCGACGGCCCTGCCAGCGCGACCTTCCACGGGCGGGACGTCTTCGCACCCGCCGCGGGCGAGGTCCACGAAGCTGGACTCGAGGGAGTCACCGACCTCGAGTGGCTCACACCGCTCGTCGACGACCCCGTCGACTGTCGCCTTCCAGAACCGACGCTCGAGGACGAACGCGCGGCGGGTGAAGTGCTGACCGTTGACGACTTCGGGAACGTGATCACGAACGTTCCCGGCGGATTTCTCACAGGGTGCGACCGCGTGAGCGTGAACGACGAGGTCGTCCCTATCGGCGAGACGTTCGCATCCGTTCCGGTCGGTGAGCGACTCGCGACCGTCGGCAGCCACGGCTACGTCGAACTCGACGTGAATCAGGGCCGTGGCGACGAGGCGTTCGGCCTCGAGGGTGGGAAGCACGTGACGCTCGAGACGATTGAAGACGACTGA
- a CDS encoding HAH_0734 family protein, protein MKRLIIHGDPGIRKGAIVEYDGEELVCFGINRNGEWHGPETVQLWCTVGSEDEYEDFEKRNFTPHFLDVERVDADDVTVVRPSADLAI, encoded by the coding sequence ATGAAGCGCCTCATCATTCACGGCGACCCGGGCATCCGGAAGGGGGCTATCGTCGAGTACGACGGCGAGGAACTGGTCTGCTTCGGGATCAATCGCAACGGCGAGTGGCACGGCCCCGAAACCGTCCAGTTGTGGTGTACCGTCGGGAGCGAAGACGAGTACGAGGACTTCGAAAAGCGAAATTTCACCCCGCACTTCCTCGACGTCGAACGCGTCGACGCCGACGACGTCACCGTCGTTCGGCCGTCGGCCGATCTCGCGATCTGA